GACATGCGCGCGTTTGTTGACAGGCTCTACGCCCGGACGATGAATGCGGCGCCCTTGGATCTGAACGAAGAGGCGGCTGGGTCTTCTTCCGTCGGTGCTCGCGCCAGTTTATCGGAAGAAAAGCCGGTGGATTCCGAATTTAGGCCTCGCGTGACGGACGCCATCTGGAGGGCCTTTCAGGACGTGTGGAACAGGTTGTAGGGGTTTGGTTTTCCGGACGAGCAAATAAAGGAAAATGGGGGGTGGGTGGGTCGTCTTTGCGACGCGTGGCTTCGGCTTTATTTGGGCGAAAGAGTGCgctacttttttttttgggggggggggggagagaggcgtTTATTTCGCGCGCTCCCAGTCGGGGCGGGACCTGAGTGTTTGGTCGCAGccgaagacggcgatggagctgtTTGAGGCGTTGTGGTGCCCGAGGAGGTACTCGGAGCAGACGCGGACGAGGTCTTCCTTGGTGGAGTCGAAGATGCGGTGTCGCGTGGTTCGCTGCATGTCGTGGGAGATGTTGGACTCGAAGAGGTCTATGCCGCGCCTGGAGGGTGGCGTGGGGGAGTCGAGGGAGGCCAGAAGTTGCAGCTTTGCCTCTTCCAGGTGGGTGTTGGAGAAGTCGCCGCGGTGAGCCCACTGGATGCCTTGGGAGAAGGCGGAGAGGGTGGAGTCGACGTTCGGGTCGCGGTAGGAGCTGAATTGGACGGTGCCCATGGAGTGGCCGCAGTGGGCGCCGTACGCGCCGCCCTGTTCCCTGATGGACGAGTGGAGGAAGTTGGAGGACAGGAGGGTGGCGAGGAGGCAGAGGGGGGCGAAGTCGGGGTGGGAGTAGGGTACAGTTTTGAAGACTTGGCTGACGTAGTTGACCTGAGAGGGGAGCTCGAAGAAGCGCTTTTTCGGAGAGAAGCGCCAGCCGAGGgcttggtgggggggaggggacgaGGAGAGGGGGTCGACGGGAGGGGGGAGCTGTTGAAAGAGGTTGGAGAGGTGGCGATGGATGTCAGAGTAGACGTCGTGTTCGGCGTTGACGGCGATTTTGGGGCTGGCGCGCAGGACGTGGGAGGATATGTCGGAGAGATGACGGGAGGTCTGAAGGAGGTCGGAGGAGTGGTCGTCGAGGGATTTCAAGTAGTTGAACTGGGTGATGCCCGTCCACGCTTCGTCCATGTAGCAgccggggaggagggaggaggcggCGAGGGAGCGGGCGTAGGAGTCGCCGGAGGCGACGAGATCCGCGTGCAGTTGTTGAGTGATTCCGCCGAGGATGATTTTGAGGAGGTGCAGGTTGGAGAAGTTGGGTGCGAACAGGACGTGGTTCCAGAGTTCGATCATTGGTGACAGGTTTTTCTTGAGACAGGAGGAGTAGATGTTGAGACGGAGGTTGTACTGGTCGAGGGAGGAGTGGTTGTTTATTACGTTGGCCGAGACGTGGAATTCGCCGGTTACGAGTTCCAGAAGTTCGGCTAGTTGGTGGTGGTCGTACGGGCCGGCGGCCATTTTTCCCAGAGTAGACGAGAAGAGAGGAACGAGCATGAGGAGTTCGGACGGGACGTGGGTTACGTCCAGGGAGCAGCGGAGGTAGACGATTCCGTTGGTGGGTTCTTCGTAGACTTGTTGGATGGGGATGGACCTGGAGGTTCCTCCGGCTGGGGGGAGAGCGAGTTGCTCGTGAAGAATCGTCGGGGGTTTTCTCGGGTCTTTGTCGAGCTCGGTGAAGTGGATTTTGGGCAGCATGCTCGCGTCGTGCTGCAGTTGGCGATTGAGCAGGGAGCGCGTGTCGAGGCGGTGGCGGTCGAGCAGGGAGAGCATGTCGAGGCGGTGGCGGTCGAGCAGCTGAGTCGAGGGGAGGTGGGTCGAGTCGAGTGAGGGTTTTGCGGGCGCTTCTTCGCGACTCGGAGACGGGTCGTCGGTTTCGCGGTCGCCGGCAGCGCTGGAGCACTTGCGGAGCTCGGCCAGGGCCTGAGCCTCCTCGAGCTGCAGCCTGGAGGAGTACGCCTCGTCCGGACTCACCACTAGAGTGAGTCGGTGGGTGTTGTCGAGGAAGTAGCTCTGGACTAGTTGCTGAAAGAGTCGAGGATTTTCGTCCAGATCTCGCCGAAGGCGAGCTATGTAGTTCGCGGTGGACAGGAGCGGACAGAAGTCGACTCCGTGCATCCACAGGTGCTGGATGGAGGAATAGAGCTCGATTCCGAAGCCGGTGGTGACGTTCTTCTTGGAGTACTCGATCTGGTGCAACGCGCTCTCGAGACGAGCGGGCGGAAATCCCTccttggccacctcggccagcgCGTCGAAGACCGCGCTCTCCACGCTCTCCGCGCTG
This Schistocerca gregaria isolate iqSchGreg1 unplaced genomic scaffold, iqSchGreg1.2 ptg001508l, whole genome shotgun sequence DNA region includes the following protein-coding sequences:
- the LOC126332760 gene encoding presequence protease, mitochondrial-like — its product is MESERQQKVAVAWLLHPLEDAYQVFLMSVTCHLMINGPASPMYRALIESGLGTAYSPGSGYDSSPRTASFSIGVSDARDGSAESVESAVFDALAEVAKEGFPPARLESALHQIEYSKKNVTTGFGIELYSSIQHLWMHGVDFCPLLSTANYIARLRRDLDENPRLFQQLVQSYFLDNTHRLTLVVSPDEAYSSRLQLEEAQALAELRKCSSAAGDRETDDPSPSREEAPAKPSLDSTHLPSTQLLDRHRLDMLSLLDRHRLDTRSLLNRQLQHDASMLPKIHFTELDKDPRKPPTILHEQLALPPAGGTSRSIPIQQVYEEPTNGIVYLRCSLDVTHVPSELLMLVPLFSSTLGKMAAGPYDHHQLAELLELVTGEFHVSANVINNHSSLDQYNLRLNIYSSCLKKNLSPMIELWNHVLFAPNFSNLHLLKIILGGITQQLHADLVASGDSYARSLAASSLLPGCYMDEAWTGITQFNYLKSLDDHSSDLLQTSRHLSDISSHVLRASPKIAVNAEHDVYSDIHRHLSNLFQQLPPPVDPLSSSPPPHQALGWRFSPKKRFFELPSQVNYVSQVFKTVPYSHPDFAPLCLLATLLSSNFLHSSIREQGGAYGAHCGHSMGTVQFSSYRDPNVDSTLSAFSQGIQWAHRGDFSNTHLEEAKLQLLASLDSPTPPSRRGIDLFESNISHDMQRTTRHRIFDSTKEDLVRVCSEYLLGHHNASNSSIAVFGCDQTLRSRPDWERAK